One Ignavibacterium album JCM 16511 genomic region harbors:
- a CDS encoding tetratricopeptide repeat protein — MIKCSNCGYVIQKSDYVFCPKCGTKLSERSSAQSSKREKTNSSKQPDNAQGKTLDIKVVYGLVFGGIVLILLILYVSGVFDATKVYPTNTMDLTTPQQTQQPGVDLSAIQKINDLEAKVKANPNDHQTLLELAHLRMDSGFYEQAIQNYKTYLVHHPEDADVRIDMGVCYFNLRDFNTAITEMEKALQYQPNHQIGHLNLGVVNLNAGNLEKAKEYFKKAFEINPNTEAGKKAQQLLTSH, encoded by the coding sequence TTGATTAAATGTTCTAACTGTGGATATGTTATTCAAAAAAGTGACTATGTATTTTGTCCCAAATGCGGAACGAAGCTAAGTGAGCGCTCTTCCGCTCAGTCATCAAAAAGAGAAAAAACAAATAGCTCTAAACAACCTGATAACGCTCAGGGAAAAACATTAGACATAAAAGTTGTTTACGGGTTAGTGTTCGGTGGAATAGTTCTTATTCTTCTGATATTATATGTTTCAGGAGTATTTGATGCTACTAAAGTTTACCCGACAAATACAATGGACCTTACTACTCCGCAGCAAACTCAACAGCCGGGAGTTGATCTTTCTGCAATTCAAAAGATAAATGACCTTGAAGCTAAAGTAAAAGCTAACCCAAATGATCACCAGACACTATTAGAATTGGCTCATTTAAGAATGGATTCAGGTTTTTATGAACAAGCAATTCAGAATTATAAAACTTATCTTGTGCATCATCCGGAAGATGCAGATGTGCGGATTGATATGGGGGTTTGTTACTTTAACTTAAGAGATTTCAATACTGCTATTACGGAAATGGAAAAGGCATTGCAATATCAACCAAACCATCAAATTGGTCATTTGAATTTAGGAGTTGTAAATCTTAATGCAGGAAATCTTGAGAAAGCAAAAGAATACTTCAAAAAAGCATTTGAGATAAACCCAAACACTGAAGCTGGAAAAAAAGCACAACAACTATTAACATCACATTAA
- a CDS encoding heavy metal translocating P-type ATPase produces MKKIETEKISIPIEGMTCASCVTRVEKAIANAPGVKKVSVNLATEKALVEIDPREFDFNLIKDAVEESGYKVIVPENSNTINKSSNTTFQKKETTSEYLTEIKKDFFISLFFTLPVFILSMGVMWSEFRNLLPISIEQLNKVLLLLTTPIIFIPGKRFFSVFWKNTKHFTADMNSLVAIGTGSAYLYSLMLILFPEIFHHQNTSHVYFDSTAVIITLILMGKWLEARAKSKTNEAVMKLIALRPETVTVVSNGLEIEKRIDELQIGDIVIVRPGDKIPADGIIIKGSSYVNESMLTGESIPVEKSVNNKVFGGTINENGTFEFRVIATGDNSVLGNIIRLVEEAQGSKAPIQKLADKISAVFVPIVILIALISFLLWILYTDNFSLALMNFVAVLIIACPCALGLATPTALIVGLGKAAQKGILIKNAESLELAHKVNIILFDKTGTITEGVPEVSKLITFGFSESEILSMIIPAEKRSEHPIAKAILRYADKLKAVEYPLEEFESKTGFGIKAKVNGKNLIIGNEKFLKENHINTDFQIDAESILKENSSTKIFIAVNQKLAAIIFIEDKIKETSKEAIRLLKGMKIKTVMLTGDNKNTAFKIANEVGVDEVKSELLPEDKLKIVSEYKDGDNIVAFVGDGINDAPALAAADVGIAIGSGTDVALETSDIVLLNTDLLNVAKAIKISKKVVKTIRQNLFWAFIYNLIGIPMAAIGILNPMIAALAMSLSSVSVVSNSLRLKRSKI; encoded by the coding sequence ATGAAAAAAATAGAAACAGAAAAAATTTCAATTCCAATTGAGGGAATGACTTGCGCAAGTTGTGTTACTCGTGTTGAAAAAGCTATTGCAAATGCACCGGGAGTAAAAAAAGTCTCTGTTAATCTTGCAACCGAAAAAGCGTTGGTGGAAATTGATCCTAGAGAATTTGATTTCAATTTAATTAAGGATGCTGTCGAAGAAAGTGGCTATAAAGTTATTGTACCTGAAAATTCTAATACAATTAATAAATCATCAAATACTACTTTTCAAAAAAAAGAAACTACTTCAGAATATTTAACCGAAATTAAAAAGGACTTTTTCATTTCGCTTTTTTTCACCTTACCTGTTTTCATTTTAAGCATGGGAGTGATGTGGTCTGAATTCAGAAATCTGCTACCAATTAGCATCGAACAATTAAACAAAGTCCTGCTATTACTTACGACTCCGATAATTTTTATTCCCGGCAAAAGATTTTTCTCTGTTTTCTGGAAGAACACCAAACACTTCACTGCGGATATGAACTCGCTTGTTGCAATCGGAACTGGTTCAGCTTACTTGTATAGTTTAATGTTAATACTATTTCCTGAAATTTTTCATCATCAGAACACATCTCATGTTTATTTTGACTCAACTGCAGTAATAATAACATTAATTCTTATGGGTAAATGGCTTGAAGCCAGAGCAAAGTCAAAGACAAATGAGGCAGTGATGAAGTTAATTGCTCTAAGACCAGAAACCGTCACTGTTGTATCAAATGGTTTAGAGATTGAGAAGAGAATTGACGAATTACAAATCGGTGACATTGTTATTGTTCGGCCTGGTGATAAAATTCCCGCAGATGGAATTATCATCAAAGGTAGTTCGTATGTTAATGAATCAATGTTGACCGGCGAAAGTATACCGGTTGAAAAATCAGTTAATAATAAAGTATTTGGTGGAACAATAAATGAAAATGGAACATTTGAGTTCAGAGTTATTGCTACCGGTGACAATTCTGTTTTAGGGAATATCATCCGATTAGTTGAAGAAGCTCAGGGTTCAAAAGCTCCAATTCAAAAGCTTGCTGATAAAATATCAGCAGTGTTTGTACCAATCGTAATTTTAATTGCTTTGATATCATTTTTATTATGGATTTTATACACTGATAATTTTTCTCTTGCACTGATGAACTTTGTTGCAGTTTTGATAATTGCTTGTCCATGTGCTTTAGGTTTAGCAACTCCAACAGCATTGATTGTTGGATTAGGAAAAGCTGCACAGAAAGGCATTCTTATTAAAAATGCAGAAAGTCTTGAGCTTGCTCATAAAGTTAATATAATTTTATTCGATAAGACTGGAACAATCACAGAAGGAGTTCCGGAAGTAAGTAAACTTATCACTTTCGGTTTTAGCGAATCAGAAATATTATCAATGATCATTCCCGCCGAAAAAAGATCTGAACATCCGATTGCAAAAGCAATTTTAAGATATGCGGATAAATTAAAGGCAGTTGAATATCCATTAGAAGAGTTTGAAAGTAAAACCGGTTTTGGAATTAAAGCAAAAGTAAATGGAAAAAATCTTATCATAGGGAATGAAAAGTTTCTCAAAGAAAACCATATTAATACTGACTTCCAAATTGATGCTGAATCTATTCTTAAAGAAAATTCTTCCACTAAAATTTTTATTGCTGTAAATCAAAAACTTGCTGCGATAATTTTTATTGAAGACAAAATTAAAGAGACTTCCAAAGAAGCAATTCGATTACTAAAAGGAATGAAAATAAAAACAGTAATGCTTACTGGTGACAATAAGAATACTGCATTTAAAATTGCTAATGAAGTTGGAGTTGATGAAGTAAAATCTGAACTATTGCCGGAAGATAAACTTAAAATAGTTTCGGAGTACAAGGATGGGGATAATATTGTTGCCTTTGTTGGTGATGGAATTAATGATGCACCTGCTCTTGCTGCGGCTGATGTTGGAATAGCAATTGGTTCGGGAACTGATGTTGCTCTTGAAACTTCTGACATTGTATTGCTTAATACTGATTTGCTTAATGTTGCAAAAGCAATTAAAATTTCGAAAAAAGTTGTAAAGACTATCAGGCAAAATTTATTCTGGGCTTTTATTTATAATTTAATCGGAATCCCAATGGCAGCAATTGGAATTCTTAATCCGATGATTGCAGCTTTAGCGATGTCATTAAGTTCGGTTTCTGTGGTTAGTAATTC
- a CDS encoding HU family DNA-binding protein encodes MNATKADLVDKVATGTGLTKLETEAIIEGFLRSIIDTLAEGRSIEIRGFGSYKVKKKRARQARNPKTGEKVFVPEHYVPTFKFSKDFKEMVDRGIQKRISDGTFGKGEKN; translated from the coding sequence ATGAACGCCACAAAAGCTGATTTAGTAGATAAAGTTGCAACTGGTACTGGTTTAACAAAATTAGAAACCGAAGCAATAATAGAAGGATTTCTAAGGTCCATTATCGATACTTTAGCTGAAGGAAGAAGTATTGAAATCAGAGGATTCGGAAGCTATAAAGTAAAAAAGAAAAGAGCCAGACAAGCCAGAAATCCCAAAACCGGTGAAAAAGTTTTTGTACCTGAGCATTATGTGCCGACATTTAAATTTTCGAAAGACTTTAAGGAAATGGTTGATCGTGGAATTCAAAAAAGAATTTCTGATGGAACTTTCGGTAAAGGAGAAAAGAATTGA
- a CDS encoding helix-turn-helix domain-containing protein, with amino-acid sequence MVCNRCIKVVREELQNLGYKVDEISLGEATIHSDSKIDFELINKVLIENGFELIDSRHSRIIEKIKVTIIETIKDMSEGKITNVQFSDLLQENLHLSYQYLSGLFSSSEGITIEKYIILQKIEKVKELIVYDELSISEIAYRLGYSSVQHLSNQFKKITGLTPSHFKKIKDIKRNPLDKII; translated from the coding sequence ATGGTTTGTAATCGCTGCATTAAGGTAGTGCGTGAAGAATTACAAAACCTTGGTTATAAAGTAGATGAGATTTCTTTAGGTGAAGCCACTATTCATTCTGACTCCAAAATTGATTTTGAATTGATAAATAAAGTTTTAATTGAAAATGGATTTGAGTTGATTGACTCAAGACATTCAAGAATAATTGAAAAAATTAAAGTTACAATTATTGAAACAATCAAAGATATGTCTGAGGGAAAAATTACAAATGTTCAGTTTAGTGATTTACTTCAGGAAAATCTTCATCTGAGTTACCAATACTTATCAGGGTTGTTTTCTTCATCTGAAGGAATAACAATTGAAAAATATATCATACTTCAGAAGATTGAAAAAGTTAAAGAGTTGATAGTATATGATGAATTATCGATCAGTGAAATTGCTTATCGGCTCGGTTATAGCAGCGTTCAGCATCTTTCGAATCAGTTCAAAAAGATTACCGGCCTAACTCCCTCTCACTTCAAAAAAATCAAAGACATTAAAAGAAATCCTCTCGATAAAATAATCTGA
- a CDS encoding heavy-metal-associated domain-containing protein, producing MIIQFKVEGMSCQHCVMAVQKELNKLNAKDFKVEIGLVEIDPEKNNLSKEQIKQAIEKAGYIVVE from the coding sequence ATGATTATTCAATTCAAAGTTGAGGGAATGTCCTGTCAACATTGTGTAATGGCCGTACAAAAAGAATTAAACAAACTGAATGCAAAAGACTTTAAAGTTGAAATTGGTTTGGTCGAAATTGATCCGGAGAAAAACAATTTATCGAAGGAACAAATTAAACAGGCAATCGAAAAAGCAGGTTACATTGTAGTAGAATGA